Proteins encoded by one window of Melospiza melodia melodia isolate bMelMel2 chromosome 9, bMelMel2.pri, whole genome shotgun sequence:
- the CSGALNACT2 gene encoding chondroitin sulfate N-acetylgalactosaminyltransferase 2, whose product MRMPRRGLVIQARTRWLLVGLALLFSLVLLMYLLECAPQTDGNGSLPGVVGETMGKEYYQALLQEQEEHYQNRATSLKRQIAQLKQELQEMSDKLKSLQEKKSPKVNGMSYQGTKEQTSNDLLEFLHSQIDKAEVSVGAKLPSEYGVIPFESFTSMKVFQLEMGLTRHPEEKPVRKDKRDELVEVIEAGLEVINNPDEEDGQDEDDGVGDRQLYSENDFIEGYYRTERDKGTQYELFYKKMDGMEYRHVTLFRPFGPLMKVKSETVDISRSIINVIVPLAGRTEAFAQFMQNFRDVCIHQDKRVHLTVVYFGQDGLSEVKSILESVARETDFNNYTLVSLNEEFNRGRGLDMGARAWEKGEVLMFFCDVDVYFTAEFLNSCRLNAEPGKKVFYPVVFSLYNPAIVYANQEIPPPVEQQLVHKKDSGFWRDFGFGMTCQYRTDFLTVGGFDLEVKGWGGEDVHLYRKYLHGELVVVRTPVPGLFHLWHEKHCADELTPEQYRMCIQSKAMNEASHSHLGMLVFREEIEAHLRKQAYRTNSEAAG is encoded by the exons ATGAGAATGCCCAGAAGAGGCTTAGTAATTCAAGCCAGGACTCGTTGGCTATTGGTGGGCCTTGCTTTACTATTCAGTTTAGTCCTGCTCATGTATTTGCTGGAGTGTGCTCCACAAACAGATGGCAATGGATCTCTGCCTGGTGTTGTAGGTGAAACCATGGGTAAAGAATACTATCAAGCTCTCTTGCAGGAACAAGAAGAGCATTATCAAAACCGAGCTACCAGTCTGAAACGTCAGATTGCCCAGCTAAAGCAAGAGCTTCAGGAAATGAGTGACAAACTGAAATCCCTGCAGGAAAAAAAGAGCCCTAAGGTGAATGGCATGAGCTACCAGGGCACCAAGGAACAAACATCCAATGATCTCCTAGAGTTTCTTCATTCCCAGATTGACAAAGCTGAGGTGAGCGTGGGGGCCAAGCTGCCGAGTGAGTATGGAGTCATTCCCTTTGAAAGCTTCACATCCATGAAAGTGTTCCAGTTGGAGATGGGGCTCACTCGGCATCCAGAAGAGAAACCTGTGAGAAAGGACAAACGAGATGAGTTGGTGGAAGTTATCGAGGCTGGCCTAGAAGTTATCAATAATCCAGATGAAGAAGATGGACAAGATGAAGATGATGGAGTAGGAGACAGGCAGCTGTATAGTGAAAATGATTTTATAGAAG GTTACTATCGTACAGAGAGAGATAAGGGGACACAGTATGAGCTGTTTTATAAGAAGATGGATGGCATGGAGTACAGGCATGTCACCTTGTTCCGACCTTTTGGACCCCTCATGAAAGTGAAGAGTGAAACAGTTGATATTTCTAGATCGATCATTAACGTTATTGTTCCTCTTGCTGGAAGAACTGAGGCATTTGCACAATTTATGCAAAACTTTAG GGATGTGTGCATTCATCAGGATAAGCGTGTTCACCTCACAGTGGTGTACTTTGGACAAGATGGTCTATCAGAAGTGAAAAGCATCCTAGAATCTGTGGCTAG AGAAACTGACTTCAACAATTACACGCTTGTCTCTCTGAATGAGGAATTCAACCGGGGCCGAGGACTCGACATGGGTGCCAGAGCCTGGGAGAAGGGCGAGGTGCTGATGTTCTTCTGTGATGTTGATGTTTATTTCACAGCTGAGTTCCTCAACAGCTGCCGCTTGAACGCTGAGCCCG GGAAAAAAGTTTTCTATCCTGTGGTATTCAGCCTTTACAATCCTGCTATTGTCTATGCCAACCAAGAAATACCACCTCCTGTGGAGCAGCAATTG GTGCACAAGAAGGATTCTGGTTTCTGGAGGGATTTTGGCTTTGGGATGACTTGTCAATATCGGACAGACTTTCTGACTGTTG GGGGCTTTGACCTGGAGGTGAAGGGCTGGGGCGGCGAGGACGTTCACCTGTACAGGAAGTACCTGCACGGGGAGCTGGTGGTGGTCAGGACGCCGGTGCCCGGGCTGTTCCACCTGTGGCACGAGAAGCACTGTGCCGACGAGCTGACCCCCGAGCAGTACCGCATGTGCATCCAGTCCAAGGCCATGAACGAGGCGTCGCACTCGCACCTGGGCATGCTGGTGTTCCGCGAGGAGATCGAGGCGCACCTGCGCAAGCAGGCCTACAGGACTAACAGCGAGGCCGCGGGCTGA